A DNA window from Aureibaculum sp. 2308TA14-22 contains the following coding sequences:
- the prfA gene encoding peptide chain release factor 1: protein MLERLNIVKQRFDEVSDLIIQPDIITDQKRYVKLNKEYKDLKTIVDKGEEYKTILSRVEEAKEIIDDGSDAEMTEMAEIQLSEASEKLEKLEADIKLMLIPKDPEDAKDVMVEIRAGTGGDEASIFAGDLYRMYTKFCSDKGWKTELVDVSEGTSGGFKEVIFSISGEDVYGDMKFEAGVHRVQRVPQTETQGRVHTSAATVMVLPEAEEFDVELDMKDVKIIRTTSTGPGGQSVNTTYSAIQLKHIPTGIEAKCQDQKSQHKNLEKAIKVLRSRLYEAELAKKQAEDSARRKSMVSSGDRSAKIRTYNYPQGRVTEHRIGLTLYDLSNIINGDIHKIIEELKLAENAEKLKESGEVL, encoded by the coding sequence ATGTTAGAAAGATTAAATATTGTAAAACAACGTTTTGATGAGGTCTCTGATTTAATTATCCAACCAGATATTATCACAGACCAAAAGAGGTATGTAAAACTTAATAAAGAATATAAAGACCTTAAAACGATTGTTGACAAAGGTGAAGAATATAAAACCATATTGAGCAGAGTAGAAGAAGCAAAGGAAATTATCGATGATGGTTCTGATGCTGAAATGACCGAAATGGCAGAAATACAATTAAGTGAAGCTTCAGAGAAATTAGAGAAGTTAGAAGCGGATATAAAACTTATGCTAATACCTAAAGACCCTGAAGATGCTAAAGATGTAATGGTTGAAATTAGAGCAGGTACTGGTGGAGATGAAGCTAGTATTTTTGCAGGAGATTTATACAGAATGTATACTAAATTCTGTTCTGATAAAGGCTGGAAAACTGAGTTAGTTGATGTTAGTGAAGGTACATCAGGTGGATTTAAAGAAGTTATTTTTAGTATTTCTGGTGAAGATGTATATGGTGATATGAAATTTGAAGCAGGTGTGCACCGTGTACAACGCGTACCACAAACTGAAACTCAAGGTAGAGTTCACACTTCTGCTGCAACGGTAATGGTGTTGCCAGAAGCTGAAGAGTTTGATGTGGAACTCGATATGAAAGATGTAAAAATTATAAGAACTACATCTACAGGGCCAGGCGGGCAAAGTGTAAATACTACGTATTCGGCAATTCAATTGAAACACATTCCTACAGGTATTGAGGCCAAGTGTCAAGATCAAAAATCGCAACATAAAAATTTAGAAAAAGCGATAAAAGTTTTACGCTCTAGACTATACGAAGCGGAATTAGCCAAGAAACAGGCCGAAGATTCTGCTAGACGTAAAAGTATGGTTTCCAGTGGAGATAGATCTGCAAAAATCAGAACTTATAATTATCCGCAAGGTCGTGTTACCGAACATAGAATAGGGTTAACCTTGTATGATCTTAGCA